In Methanothermus fervidus DSM 2088, a single genomic region encodes these proteins:
- a CDS encoding nitroreductase (COGs: COG0778 Nitroreductase~InterPro IPR000415~KEGG: tye:THEYE_A1034 nitroreductase family protein~PFAM: nitroreductase~SPTR: B5YKU7 Nitroreductase family protein~PFAM: Nitroreductase family) — MHVLKAIKERRSIRSFKDKDIPQEYIKKIMEAAIWAPSAGNLQSRKFIIVKDSKLKYELTKAAYMQEFVMEAPIVIVACADLIKSASRYGERGRELYCLMDTAASIQNMLLEIHELGLGACWIGAFDEEYVKKLLKLPDSLRPIALIPVGYPDESPTPPPRVSIDDAFTII; from the coding sequence ATGCATGTTCTTAAGGCAATAAAAGAAAGGAGAAGTATAAGAAGTTTTAAAGATAAAGACATTCCCCAAGAGTATATAAAAAAAATAATGGAAGCTGCAATTTGGGCACCATCTGCAGGAAATCTCCAAAGTAGGAAGTTTATAATAGTGAAGGATTCAAAATTAAAGTATGAACTTACAAAAGCTGCTTATATGCAAGAATTTGTAATGGAAGCCCCAATTGTAATAGTGGCATGTGCAGATTTAATTAAGTCTGCTTCAAGATATGGAGAAAGAGGAAGAGAACTTTACTGTCTCATGGACACTGCTGCATCAATACAAAACATGTTACTTGAAATACATGAATTAGGTCTTGGAGCTTGTTGGATAGGTGCTTTTGACGAAGAATATGTTAAAAAATTGCTTAAGCTACCAGATTCATTGAGACCTATAGCACTCATACCAGTTGGTTACCCTGATGAATCTCCAACTCCACCCCCTAGAGTTAGTATAGATGATGCATTTACAATCATTTAA
- a CDS encoding dTDP-4-dehydrorhamnose 3,5-epimerase (COGs: COG1898 dTDP-4-dehydrorhamnose 3 5-epimerase~InterPro IPR011051: IPR000888: IPR014710~KEGG: tpd:Teth39_1625 dTDP-4-dehydrorhamnose 3,5-epimerase~PFAM: dTDP-4-dehydrorhamnose 35-epimerase related~PRIAM: dTDP-4-dehydrorhamnose 3,5-epimerase~SPTR: C6PJJ3 dTDP-4-dehydrorhamnose 3,5-epimerase~TIGRFAM: dTDP-4-dehydrorhamnose 3,5-epimerase~PFAM: dTDP-4-dehydrorhamnose 3,5-epimerase~TIGRFAM: dTDP-4-dehydrorhamnose 3,5-epimerase), whose product MGKFKFKKTSIPGLYVIKPKVFEDERGYFMETYNAKEFKKANINAKFVQDNQSFSKKGVLRGLHFQYRRQQGKLVRVIKGKIFDVAVDLRKNSETYGEWESVILSGKNKKMFYIPEGFAHGFLVLSDTAIVTYKCTDFYYPEYEGGIIWNDPDIGIEWPIDEVDKLIISDKDKKWKPLKENPVKL is encoded by the coding sequence ATGGGCAAGTTTAAATTTAAAAAAACTTCTATACCTGGCCTATATGTGATAAAACCTAAAGTTTTTGAAGATGAAAGAGGGTACTTTATGGAAACTTATAATGCTAAAGAATTCAAGAAAGCAAATATAAATGCAAAGTTTGTTCAAGATAATCAATCGTTTTCCAAAAAAGGCGTGTTACGTGGTCTACATTTCCAATATCGTAGACAACAAGGAAAACTCGTGAGGGTTATAAAAGGTAAGATATTTGATGTTGCAGTAGATTTAAGAAAAAATTCTGAAACATATGGAGAATGGGAATCAGTAATATTGTCAGGTAAAAATAAAAAAATGTTTTATATTCCTGAAGGTTTTGCCCATGGCTTTTTAGTACTTTCCGATACAGCAATTGTAACTTATAAGTGTACTGATTTTTATTATCCTGAATATGAGGGAGGAATAATATGGAATGACCCTGACATTGGGATTGAATGGCCAATTGATGAAGTAGATAAATTAATAATTTCAGATAAAGATAAAAAATGGAAACCACTGAAAGAAAACCCTGTGAAGTTATAA
- a CDS encoding NAD-dependent epimerase/dehydratase (COGs: COG1088 dTDP-D-glucose 4 6-dehydratase~InterPro IPR016040: IPR006141: IPR004042: IPR001509: IPR 003586: IPR006142~KEGG: mth:MTH1789 dTDP-glucose 4,6-dehydratase~PFAM: NAD-dependent epimerase/dehydratase~SMART: Hedgehog/intein hint domain protein~SPTR: B5IVN1 dTDP-glucose 4,6-dehydratase, putative~PFAM: NAD dependent epimerase/dehydratase family~TIGRFAM: intein N-terminal splicing region; intein C-terminal splicing region; dTDP-glucose 4,6-dehydratase), whose protein sequence is MSVILVTGGAGFIGSNFVRYMVNKYPQYKIINLDKLTYSGNLENLKDVEDAPNYSFVKGCITDGKLIQKLIEKYECDYIVNFAAESVAEEEFVTVHWNGEIQVLSMKKLFERLKESNKVIWDGKHEIIDTSNEKIKVLSFYNNSGTFLPLRKIIRHPYRGKILKLKQKQGEVLVTPNHSVYNTHGKVVAAKSNPSLLYVRDMNFSCRDKKIKHPKILGMFNDKKLKFLCRLLAAYISSGYLKQNYVIINDNDKSWLEILSDDFKNIFDGNSLITENNGTLQLKLKNKDFYKICTKFCNDGDSKKIPNFVFNIGKEYQEIFWKSLVKGINNGKEEFLTSSRRLAAEVCLLLLLIGKEFYVDYKMNAYNIKVGNCKFKSKKITEKKYEGFVYDLEVEGSHNFVAGVGNIVVHNTHVDRSIMEPGRFVKTNVLGTQVLLESARKYGIEKFIQISTDEVYGTLGDEGYFTEDSPLKPNSPYAASKAGADLLVRSYHKTYGLPVNIVRPSNNYGPYQFPEKFIPLMITNALENKPLPIYGDGSNIRDWLYVKDTCKAIDLILHKGKNGEIYNVSANNEKRNIEVVKLILKKLNKPQSLIKFVKDRPAHDYRYALDSSKIKNELGWKPEYSFEEGLEKTIKWYIENKEWWKRIKTGEYMEYYKKWYGKRLNLD, encoded by the coding sequence ATGAGTGTTATATTAGTTACTGGAGGAGCTGGGTTTATTGGAAGTAATTTTGTACGTTATATGGTGAATAAATATCCACAATATAAAATAATAAATCTAGATAAATTAACATATTCAGGTAATTTAGAAAATCTTAAAGATGTTGAAGATGCTCCTAATTATAGCTTTGTTAAAGGTTGCATAACTGATGGAAAGCTAATTCAAAAATTAATTGAAAAGTATGAATGTGATTATATTGTAAATTTTGCAGCTGAAAGTGTTGCTGAAGAAGAATTTGTGACTGTTCATTGGAATGGTGAAATACAAGTACTTAGCATGAAAAAATTATTCGAAAGATTGAAAGAAAGCAACAAAGTAATTTGGGATGGAAAACATGAAATCATTGATACATCAAATGAAAAAATAAAGGTATTATCTTTTTATAATAATTCTGGGACTTTCCTACCTCTTCGGAAAATTATTCGACATCCATATAGAGGAAAGATTCTAAAATTAAAACAAAAACAAGGAGAAGTTCTTGTAACACCAAATCACTCTGTATACAATACACATGGAAAGGTTGTAGCAGCGAAATCCAATCCCTCTCTATTATATGTAAGAGACATGAATTTCTCATGCAGAGATAAAAAGATAAAACATCCAAAAATATTAGGAATGTTTAATGATAAAAAATTAAAGTTTCTATGTAGATTACTTGCTGCTTATATTTCAAGTGGTTATCTCAAACAAAATTATGTCATTATCAATGACAATGACAAAAGCTGGTTAGAAATTTTATCTGACGATTTTAAAAATATTTTTGATGGAAACAGCTTAATAACAGAAAACAATGGTACTCTACAACTTAAGTTGAAAAATAAAGATTTTTATAAAATCTGTACAAAATTTTGTAATGATGGTGATAGTAAAAAAATTCCTAATTTTGTATTTAACATTGGAAAAGAGTATCAAGAAATATTTTGGAAAAGTTTAGTGAAAGGAATTAACAATGGAAAAGAAGAATTTTTGACAAGCTCAAGAAGATTAGCAGCTGAAGTTTGTTTATTGCTTTTATTAATAGGTAAAGAGTTTTATGTGGACTATAAAATGAATGCATATAATATCAAAGTAGGAAATTGTAAATTTAAAAGTAAAAAAATTACGGAAAAAAAATATGAAGGATTTGTATATGACTTAGAAGTTGAAGGATCTCATAATTTTGTTGCTGGCGTAGGAAACATAGTAGTTCATAACACACACGTTGACAGAAGCATAATGGAACCAGGTAGATTTGTTAAAACAAATGTATTAGGTACTCAAGTACTACTAGAATCTGCCCGCAAATATGGTATTGAAAAATTTATACAAATTTCAACAGATGAAGTATATGGAACTCTAGGCGATGAAGGATATTTCACAGAAGATTCGCCATTAAAACCAAACAGTCCATATGCAGCTAGTAAGGCAGGAGCTGACTTACTTGTTAGATCTTATCACAAAACTTATGGTTTACCTGTTAACATTGTTAGACCTTCAAACAATTATGGTCCTTATCAGTTCCCAGAAAAATTTATACCGTTAATGATTACCAATGCCCTTGAAAATAAACCATTACCTATCTATGGTGATGGATCAAATATCAGAGATTGGTTATATGTTAAAGATACATGTAAAGCTATTGATCTAATTTTACATAAAGGTAAAAATGGTGAAATTTACAACGTGAGTGCTAACAATGAAAAGAGGAATATAGAGGTAGTAAAATTAATATTAAAAAAATTAAATAAACCACAATCACTAATAAAGTTTGTTAAAGATAGGCCAGCCCATGATTATAGATATGCATTAGATTCTAGCAAAATTAAAAATGAATTAGGATGGAAGCCCGAATATTCATTTGAAGAAGGCCTTGAAAAAACTATAAAATGGTATATAGAAAACAAGGAATGGTGGAAACGAATAAAAACAGGAGAATATATGGAATATTATAAAAAATGGTATGGAAAAAGATTAAATTTAGATTAA